In Halobacterium sp. CBA1132, a genomic segment contains:
- a CDS encoding ABC transporter ATP-binding protein, which yields MQDNERPREPVPRRDSGGADADETAPPTALDADGLVVGYPSADEPVIDSQTLAVPEGEVTALIGPNGSGKSTLLKGLANRLEPDDGRVLLDGQRIDSFESKELARRLGRLSQQNTAPDTISVEELVERGRYPHRGFFESQTDSDERAVDEAIAMAGVEHLRDREVGTLSGGQTQLVWIAMALAQDTDVLLLDEPTTFLDPHHQLEVMQIVETLRDGSQMTVVLVLHDIAQAARYADNVVALKDGSVYARGPPEAVITKPLLADVFDIEATVIETEYGPQVVPIEPLDDESGLSQSEPTESPDSRDEL from the coding sequence ATGCAGGACAACGAGCGGCCACGCGAGCCCGTGCCGCGCCGCGACTCCGGGGGTGCTGACGCAGACGAGACGGCGCCGCCGACGGCCCTCGACGCAGACGGCCTCGTCGTCGGCTATCCGAGTGCCGACGAGCCGGTCATCGACAGCCAGACGCTCGCTGTCCCCGAGGGTGAGGTGACGGCGCTCATCGGGCCGAACGGCAGCGGCAAGTCGACGCTGCTGAAAGGGCTCGCGAACCGACTGGAGCCCGACGACGGCCGCGTCCTCTTGGACGGCCAGCGCATCGACTCCTTCGAGTCGAAGGAACTCGCGCGGAGGCTCGGTCGGCTCTCCCAGCAGAATACCGCCCCCGACACCATCAGCGTCGAAGAGCTCGTCGAGCGCGGGCGCTACCCCCATCGCGGGTTCTTCGAATCCCAGACCGACAGCGACGAGCGAGCCGTCGACGAGGCCATCGCGATGGCCGGCGTCGAGCACCTCCGAGACCGCGAGGTCGGCACGCTCAGCGGCGGACAGACGCAACTCGTCTGGATCGCCATGGCGCTCGCCCAGGACACCGACGTGTTGCTGCTAGACGAGCCGACGACGTTCCTCGACCCCCACCACCAGCTCGAAGTGATGCAGATCGTGGAGACGCTACGCGACGGCAGCCAGATGACCGTCGTACTCGTCCTCCACGACATCGCGCAAGCGGCGCGGTACGCCGACAACGTGGTCGCGCTCAAGGACGGCTCGGTGTACGCCCGCGGCCCGCCCGAGGCGGTCATCACGAAACCGCTCCTCGCGGACGTATTCGATATCGAGGCGACCGTCATTGAGACGGAGTACGGCCCGCAGGTCGTTCCAATCGAACCGCTCGACGACGAATCCGGTCTTTCACAGTCTGAGCCAACCGAAAGCCCTGACTCGCGAGACGAGCTGTAG
- the gfo6 gene encoding D-xylose 1-dehydrogenase Gfo6: MKFDLDSFSGRDWEEPTDAEPIRFAMVGLGWWTREQAIPAVEDADYCTTTALVSSSTEKAEDVAADLEGIEATLTYDEYADGEASDAYDAVYVCTPNGFHREHVEAAAAQEKAILCEKPLEASVEDAQATVDACREADVPLMVAYRLQTEPVARRARELIREGAIGDVVSVVGHMSDTILDSVDETSWRFDPELAGGTTLNDIGVYPLNTIRFILEEDPQAVYARTESEQPAYEGTDEHGAFQLEFSEGTLASCTVSHSAALSSSLRFVGTEGELSIEGLFFPNTQKVLRVSGPGIEGEFRPEPVDQMREEFDYFGNRLLRGLDPEPDGEHSMVDMRAIRALYESAERGSRVELDH; encoded by the coding sequence ATGAAATTCGACCTCGACAGCTTCAGTGGCCGTGACTGGGAGGAGCCAACCGACGCCGAGCCGATCCGATTCGCCATGGTCGGGCTCGGCTGGTGGACGCGCGAGCAGGCGATTCCCGCCGTCGAAGACGCAGACTACTGCACGACGACGGCGCTGGTCAGTTCCAGCACGGAGAAGGCCGAGGACGTCGCGGCCGACTTGGAGGGCATCGAAGCGACGCTCACGTACGACGAGTACGCCGACGGCGAGGCGAGCGACGCGTACGACGCGGTGTACGTCTGCACGCCGAACGGGTTCCACCGCGAGCACGTCGAAGCCGCGGCCGCACAGGAGAAGGCGATCCTCTGCGAGAAGCCCTTGGAAGCGAGCGTCGAGGACGCGCAGGCGACCGTCGACGCCTGCCGCGAGGCGGACGTGCCGCTGATGGTCGCCTACCGGCTCCAGACCGAACCCGTCGCTCGCCGCGCCCGAGAGCTGATTCGAGAGGGCGCCATCGGCGACGTCGTCTCGGTGGTCGGGCACATGTCGGACACGATTCTCGACTCCGTCGACGAGACGAGCTGGCGCTTCGACCCGGAGCTGGCGGGCGGGACGACGCTCAACGACATCGGCGTCTACCCGCTGAACACGATTCGGTTCATCCTCGAGGAGGACCCGCAGGCGGTGTACGCCCGGACGGAGTCCGAGCAGCCCGCCTACGAGGGCACTGACGAACACGGGGCGTTCCAGCTTGAGTTCTCCGAGGGCACGCTCGCGTCGTGTACGGTCTCCCACAGCGCGGCGCTGTCGTCGAGTCTCCGGTTCGTCGGCACGGAGGGCGAACTGAGCATCGAAGGGCTGTTCTTCCCGAACACGCAGAAAGTGCTGCGGGTGTCCGGACCGGGCATCGAGGGCGAGTTCCGCCCGGAGCCGGTCGACCAGATGCGCGAGGAGTTCGACTACTTCGGCAATCGCCTCCTGCGCGGGCTCGATCCCGAACCGGACGGCGAACACAGCATGGTCGACATGCGCGCCATCCGCGCGCTCTACGAGTCCGCCGAGCGCGGCAGCCGCGTCGAACTGGACCACTAA
- a CDS encoding divalent metal cation transporter: MGPSWVAGAVAAGPASLASLITAGGAYGYALFWVVVLSAVAGAFAQYLAMRLGLLTERGIVAVVEAHLGDGWAWLLVLDVVLAAGAAQLLIMKTVATVSETITGVDARLWGVVWAGVLAVGLATRGYRFLETVAKALVAGVVLAFLASLLVVPVDAGAAARGLVPALPAGSALVAAGVLGGAVHITLITMHSYTMRAREWTVEEYGLATFDVGASMLVAFGVYSVAVFLVTASVLTTGDLSAVEAARALGPLAGRYAEWLFLFGLLGAAVSTLGGNTIAPPFLVADKLGWGTTVEDDRYRGLLVAAALLSAPGVFIGGPVLSQLALVLAIGTVGTPFAVVVVLYLLNSAAVPEAPSTLTNLGGLALLAVTGALAANFVAEQVAGGVDTLSGAILAFAVVLTAATVALVAKYARLSMAGPAASNE, translated from the coding sequence ATGGGGCCGTCGTGGGTCGCCGGCGCAGTCGCCGCGGGCCCGGCGTCGCTGGCGTCACTCATCACGGCCGGTGGCGCGTACGGCTACGCGCTGTTCTGGGTCGTGGTGCTGTCGGCCGTCGCGGGCGCGTTCGCTCAGTACCTCGCGATGCGGCTGGGGCTGCTCACTGAACGCGGCATCGTCGCGGTCGTCGAAGCCCACCTCGGCGACGGCTGGGCGTGGCTGCTCGTCTTGGACGTCGTGCTCGCCGCTGGGGCGGCCCAACTCCTCATCATGAAGACGGTGGCGACCGTCTCCGAGACCATCACCGGCGTCGACGCTCGCCTCTGGGGCGTCGTCTGGGCCGGCGTTCTGGCGGTCGGCCTCGCCACCCGGGGCTATCGCTTCCTCGAAACGGTGGCGAAAGCGCTGGTCGCCGGCGTCGTCCTCGCGTTTCTCGCGTCGCTGCTCGTCGTGCCCGTCGACGCCGGCGCCGCCGCGCGTGGCCTCGTCCCCGCGCTCCCAGCCGGCAGCGCGCTGGTCGCCGCGGGCGTCCTCGGTGGCGCCGTCCACATCACCCTGATCACGATGCACTCGTACACGATGCGCGCCAGAGAGTGGACCGTCGAGGAGTACGGCCTCGCGACGTTCGACGTCGGCGCGTCGATGCTCGTCGCGTTCGGCGTCTACAGCGTCGCGGTGTTCCTCGTGACGGCGAGCGTCCTCACCACCGGGGACCTCTCGGCCGTCGAGGCCGCTCGCGCGCTCGGCCCGCTCGCCGGCCGGTACGCGGAGTGGCTGTTCCTCTTCGGCTTGCTCGGCGCCGCCGTCTCGACGCTCGGCGGGAATACGATTGCCCCGCCGTTCCTCGTCGCGGACAAGCTGGGGTGGGGTACCACCGTCGAGGACGACCGCTACCGGGGGCTGCTGGTCGCCGCCGCACTCTTGTCCGCCCCGGGCGTGTTCATCGGCGGCCCGGTCCTCAGCCAGCTGGCGCTCGTGCTCGCCATCGGCACTGTCGGCACGCCGTTCGCCGTCGTAGTCGTGCTCTACCTCCTGAACTCCGCGGCGGTCCCCGAGGCCCCCTCGACGCTCACGAACCTCGGCGGCCTCGCGCTGCTGGCGGTCACCGGCGCGCTCGCCGCGAACTTCGTCGCCGAACAGGTCGCGGGCGGCGTCGACACCCTCTCGGGGGCCATCCTCGCGTTCGCCGTCGTCCTCACCGCCGCGACGGTCGCGCTCGTCGCGAAGTACGCTCGCCTGTCGATGGCCGGCCCCGCCGCGTCCAATGAGTGA
- the tenA gene encoding thiaminase II: MRFTDELEAVADPIWDAIASHPMVEALGDGTLDEAPFRYWVRQDYVYLIEYSRVFAHGAAKAPTLDRMGTFVELLDSTLNTEMDLHREYAAAFDVSEAELAATEPSPTTRAYTDFLVRVAATGTFGDLVAALLPCMWGFNETGKRLAERGTPDDDRYAEWVDMYAGAEFTELTEWCKALMDDIAADATDADRERYRDRFETSARYEYRFWDAAWRQEEWSL, encoded by the coding sequence ATGAGATTCACGGACGAACTGGAAGCGGTCGCGGACCCGATCTGGGACGCTATCGCGTCACACCCGATGGTCGAAGCGCTCGGCGACGGCACGCTCGACGAGGCGCCGTTCCGGTACTGGGTCAGGCAGGACTACGTCTACTTGATCGAATACTCGCGAGTGTTCGCCCACGGCGCGGCGAAAGCCCCCACGCTCGACCGAATGGGGACGTTCGTGGAGCTCTTGGACTCGACGCTGAACACGGAGATGGACCTCCACCGCGAGTACGCCGCGGCGTTCGACGTCTCGGAAGCGGAGTTGGCGGCAACCGAGCCGTCCCCAACGACCCGGGCGTACACCGACTTCCTCGTGCGGGTCGCGGCGACCGGCACGTTCGGCGACCTGGTCGCCGCGCTTCTCCCCTGCATGTGGGGGTTCAACGAGACCGGCAAGCGGCTCGCCGAGCGCGGCACCCCAGACGACGACCGGTACGCCGAGTGGGTGGACATGTACGCGGGCGCGGAGTTCACCGAGCTGACCGAGTGGTGCAAGGCGCTGATGGACGACATCGCCGCGGACGCGACGGACGCGGACCGCGAGCGCTACCGCGACCGCTTCGAAACGTCGGCGCGCTACGAGTACCGCTTCTGGGACGCCGCTTGGCGACAGGAGGAGTGGTCGCTGTGA
- a CDS encoding universal stress protein, producing the protein MTILTAVGQELESNEILELGYGLATAYDEQLLVLHVIPKEDFNEHKAALKGTPASESFTISREEQSAAEIARQAVHESLDEYDSDRVETQGRIGDPTDKILAEVERTDPRYLVIGGKGKSPVGKVIFGSTAQSVLLNAACPVVLASR; encoded by the coding sequence ATGACGATACTCACAGCGGTTGGACAAGAACTGGAATCGAACGAGATACTCGAGCTCGGGTACGGCCTCGCGACGGCGTACGACGAGCAACTGCTAGTTCTCCACGTCATTCCAAAGGAGGACTTCAACGAACACAAGGCAGCGCTCAAAGGCACGCCGGCATCCGAGAGTTTCACCATCAGCCGCGAGGAGCAAAGCGCTGCCGAGATTGCCCGGCAGGCCGTCCACGAATCTCTCGACGAGTACGACTCCGATCGAGTCGAAACGCAGGGACGCATCGGCGACCCGACAGACAAAATCCTGGCAGAAGTCGAGCGCACTGACCCCCGGTACCTCGTTATCGGTGGCAAAGGAAAATCACCGGTTGGAAAGGTCATCTTCGGGAGTACCGCACAGAGCGTACTACTGAACGCCGCCTGTCCCGTTGTCCTAGCGAGCAGATAG
- a CDS encoding hemolysin family protein, translating into MLGPTMAESLVEVAPLAVRVGGVAVPDSAIAIGGVVLIGSLTALSAFFSSSEIAMFSLADHRVEVLINDRVPGSQTLKALKSDPHRLLVTILVGNNLVNIAMSSIATGLLVMLGFGQGQSVAFATFGITALVLLFGESAPKSYAVENTESWALRIARPLKIAEYILLPLIVVFDYLTRVINKVTGGRSAIDTSYVTREEIQQMIETGEREGVLDEGEHEMFQRIFRFDDTIAKEVMTPRLDVTAVNRDDDIDEAIATCIRSGHQRLPVYEGSLDNVIGVVTLSDLVRECRYGESDLESLDHFVEEVLQVPESKSVDDLFEEMRREPIEMAIVIDEFGTTEGIITTEDLVEEIVGELLGAEEEGEITVIDETSVSARGDVNIESVNDALGIDLPEGEEFETIAGFIFNRAGRLVEEGESFSHNHVEFSVERVGGSRIKRVRITEQSDQSSAGQSVESVS; encoded by the coding sequence ATGCTAGGCCCCACGATGGCAGAATCGTTGGTCGAGGTGGCGCCGCTGGCAGTCCGAGTCGGTGGCGTTGCCGTTCCGGATAGTGCCATCGCTATCGGTGGGGTCGTCCTTATCGGCTCTCTGACTGCGCTCTCCGCGTTCTTCTCCTCGTCGGAGATTGCGATGTTTTCGCTGGCTGACCACCGCGTGGAGGTCCTTATCAACGACCGGGTACCTGGGTCTCAGACGCTGAAGGCGTTGAAATCTGACCCGCACCGGTTGCTCGTGACGATCCTCGTAGGCAACAACCTCGTCAACATCGCGATGTCCTCGATCGCAACCGGCTTGCTGGTGATGCTCGGGTTTGGGCAGGGCCAATCGGTCGCCTTCGCGACCTTCGGTATTACTGCCCTGGTCTTACTGTTCGGCGAGAGTGCACCCAAATCCTACGCAGTTGAAAACACGGAATCCTGGGCACTACGCATCGCCAGACCCCTCAAAATCGCCGAGTACATCCTGCTCCCGCTGATCGTGGTCTTCGACTACCTCACGCGCGTTATAAACAAAGTTACGGGCGGGCGTTCGGCTATCGACACCTCCTACGTCACCCGCGAAGAGATTCAGCAGATGATTGAAACCGGCGAACGGGAGGGAGTGCTTGACGAGGGGGAGCATGAGATGTTCCAGCGAATCTTCCGATTCGACGACACCATCGCGAAGGAAGTGATGACGCCGCGACTCGACGTCACGGCGGTCAATCGAGACGACGACATCGACGAAGCGATCGCGACGTGTATCCGGAGTGGTCACCAGCGCCTCCCAGTATACGAAGGCAGTCTGGACAACGTCATCGGCGTAGTGACACTTTCGGACTTGGTGCGGGAGTGCCGGTACGGGGAAAGCGACCTCGAATCTCTCGACCATTTCGTCGAGGAGGTTCTCCAAGTACCGGAAAGCAAGAGTGTGGATGACCTGTTCGAGGAGATGCGCCGTGAGCCGATCGAGATGGCTATCGTCATCGATGAATTCGGCACCACTGAAGGAATCATCACAACTGAGGATCTCGTCGAGGAGATCGTTGGCGAGCTTCTCGGTGCCGAAGAGGAGGGGGAGATTACGGTCATCGACGAGACAAGTGTCAGTGCTCGTGGCGATGTGAATATTGAATCGGTTAACGACGCGCTCGGCATCGACCTCCCAGAAGGCGAGGAATTCGAAACAATTGCGGGATTCATCTTTAATCGAGCTGGACGGCTAGTTGAAGAGGGGGAGTCATTCAGCCACAATCACGTCGAATTCAGTGTCGAGCGGGTTGGTGGTAGCCGTATCAAGCGGGTTCGAATTACTGAACAGAGCGACCAATCATCTGCGGGCCAATCAGTTGAGTCAGTAAGTTGA
- a CDS encoding iron ABC transporter permease encodes MAELFDRLADRRAAASRWYADSALAGVVLGSIAVLVGATLLQVSFGAFPLALSESWGAVFDPEILFSLETWRAFLLGADNPEWFTQQQHIVWNIRLPRILVGVLVGANLAVSGAIFQIITRNELASPYILGVSDGAGLVVLGVLTAFSEFLPLVPVLAAIGGGAAFLLVYVIAWKNGTSPVRLVLAGVIVGTVFGSVQRALFFFIDDLSTVMSAQAWLSGSLLNTDWGEVRIALPFTLLALALAFVVTKELDVLALGEETADSLGMPVEKMRFAVAGIAVLSTAAAIAVAGLIGFVGLIVPHMVRNVVGSDSRQLLLGCLFLGPALLVGADVGARLALNPIQLPVGIITGLVGGPYFLYLMRKTENLGEV; translated from the coding sequence ATGGCGGAACTGTTCGACCGGCTCGCGGACCGCCGAGCGGCAGCCAGCCGCTGGTACGCCGACTCGGCGCTGGCGGGCGTCGTCCTCGGGAGCATCGCGGTGCTGGTCGGCGCGACCCTCCTGCAGGTGAGCTTCGGTGCGTTCCCGCTGGCCCTCTCGGAGTCGTGGGGCGCGGTGTTCGACCCGGAAATCCTGTTCAGCCTCGAAACGTGGCGGGCGTTCCTGCTCGGCGCGGACAACCCCGAGTGGTTCACCCAGCAACAGCACATCGTCTGGAACATCCGCCTGCCGCGCATCCTCGTCGGCGTGCTCGTCGGCGCGAACCTCGCCGTCTCCGGCGCCATCTTCCAGATCATCACGCGGAACGAGCTCGCCAGCCCCTACATCCTCGGCGTCAGCGACGGCGCCGGACTCGTCGTACTGGGCGTCCTGACGGCGTTCTCCGAGTTCCTCCCGCTCGTGCCGGTGCTGGCGGCAATCGGCGGCGGCGCGGCCTTCCTGCTGGTGTACGTCATCGCGTGGAAGAACGGCACCAGCCCCGTCCGACTGGTGCTGGCGGGCGTCATCGTCGGCACCGTCTTCGGGTCCGTCCAGCGCGCGCTGTTCTTCTTCATCGACGACCTCAGCACCGTGATGTCCGCACAAGCGTGGCTCTCCGGGTCGCTGCTGAACACCGACTGGGGGGAGGTCCGCATCGCGCTCCCGTTCACGCTACTGGCGCTCGCGCTCGCGTTCGTGGTGACCAAGGAACTGGACGTACTCGCGCTCGGAGAGGAGACCGCGGATTCCCTCGGTATGCCCGTCGAGAAGATGCGGTTCGCGGTCGCCGGCATCGCCGTGCTGTCGACAGCGGCGGCCATCGCAGTCGCGGGCCTCATCGGTTTCGTCGGCCTCATCGTTCCGCACATGGTCCGGAACGTCGTTGGCAGCGACTCGCGGCAGCTCTTGCTCGGGTGTCTGTTCCTCGGGCCGGCGCTGCTGGTCGGTGCCGACGTCGGCGCGCGCCTCGCACTCAACCCCATCCAACTCCCGGTCGGCATCATCACGGGACTGGTCGGCGGGCCATACTTCCTCTACTTGATGCGGAAGACCGAGAACTTGGGTGAAGTGTGA
- a CDS encoding ABC transporter ATP-binding protein → MTLLEVNNLKITYETSEKDIHAVNDVSFSIGEQDNYGLVGESGCGKSTIAKTILGLLDDNGEVQAGSVQFKDRELVDLSEKEWQDVRWEEISYIPQSAMDSLDPVMTVGAQIRQAIRKHKDVSKAEANERVDEVFEIVGLDPARTNDYPHEFSGGMRQRVTIAMALALEPDLIIADEPTTGLDVIVQDKIIDKLLEIQDEVDSSMLLITHDVGVVAETCDEVSVLYGGKVMEQGATYDVFTNPTNPYTMGLQNAFPEVDEFDKQAISIPGSLPDLTEEPTGCVFRNRCPFSTEECEEGHPPLTANGSQLSACYYPEEADDMREAATDPETWGIETEQDDETSREAGDVILETEDLEKWFKQTQSIFDDLRGAEPDYVKAVNGVDLTVREGEILGVAGESGCGKSTLGEVIAALQPRTGGDIYVDGTPVDDLLEESTKKFRSQVQFIFQDPFDSLNPRQRVKDAVSEPLKIQGHDKETIDRRVRETVSDVGLNPPEKYLDQVPAQLSGGERQRVAIAQALVLQPKLLICDEPASMLDVSLKANILNILREMADKRDIGIVYISHDLASLTQIANRLAVMYLGRVIETGDTREVVESPKHPYAASLLAASPKTDPSIDRQRVLLPGEPPNPVNLPEGCNFAPRCPKASEECRTTNPERSAFKDDDHEAACHFPVEDVESELLAQYARKRAGQEVQSVDGEPVEESVEEA, encoded by the coding sequence ATGACGCTACTCGAAGTCAACAACCTCAAGATCACGTACGAAACGTCGGAGAAGGACATCCACGCCGTCAACGATGTCTCCTTCTCCATCGGCGAACAGGACAACTACGGCCTCGTCGGCGAGTCCGGATGCGGAAAGTCGACCATCGCGAAGACCATTCTCGGTCTGCTGGACGACAACGGTGAAGTCCAAGCGGGCAGCGTCCAGTTTAAAGACCGCGAGCTGGTCGATCTGTCGGAGAAGGAGTGGCAGGACGTGCGGTGGGAAGAGATCTCCTACATCCCACAGAGTGCGATGGACTCACTGGACCCCGTGATGACCGTCGGTGCGCAGATCCGACAGGCTATCCGGAAACACAAGGACGTCTCCAAAGCAGAGGCCAACGAGCGTGTCGACGAGGTCTTCGAAATCGTCGGTCTGGACCCCGCGCGGACGAACGACTACCCCCACGAGTTCTCTGGCGGAATGCGTCAACGCGTCACCATTGCGATGGCGCTCGCCCTCGAGCCAGACCTCATCATCGCCGACGAGCCGACGACTGGCCTAGACGTTATCGTTCAGGACAAGATCATCGACAAGCTCCTAGAAATTCAGGACGAAGTCGATAGTTCGATGCTACTCATCACCCACGACGTAGGGGTCGTCGCCGAAACGTGTGACGAAGTGTCGGTTCTCTACGGGGGGAAGGTGATGGAACAGGGCGCGACCTACGACGTGTTCACGAACCCGACCAACCCCTACACGATGGGGCTACAGAACGCCTTCCCGGAGGTCGACGAATTCGACAAGCAGGCGATTTCTATCCCAGGTTCACTACCTGACCTGACGGAGGAGCCGACCGGGTGTGTGTTCCGCAACCGGTGCCCGTTCTCGACGGAAGAGTGCGAAGAGGGGCACCCGCCGTTGACCGCGAACGGCAGTCAGCTATCGGCCTGCTACTACCCCGAAGAAGCCGACGACATGCGTGAGGCAGCCACTGACCCCGAGACGTGGGGCATAGAGACGGAGCAAGACGACGAAACGTCCCGTGAGGCGGGGGATGTCATCCTCGAGACCGAGGACCTGGAAAAGTGGTTCAAACAGACCCAGTCCATCTTCGATGACCTGCGCGGCGCCGAGCCGGACTACGTCAAGGCCGTCAACGGTGTCGACCTCACAGTCCGTGAAGGTGAAATTCTCGGCGTTGCGGGAGAGTCAGGGTGTGGCAAGTCCACACTGGGCGAAGTCATCGCAGCACTTCAACCACGGACTGGCGGAGATATCTACGTCGACGGTACGCCTGTCGACGACCTGCTCGAGGAGAGCACCAAGAAGTTCCGCTCGCAGGTACAGTTCATCTTCCAGGACCCGTTTGACTCGCTGAACCCACGCCAGCGTGTCAAGGATGCCGTCTCCGAACCGCTCAAGATTCAGGGCCACGACAAGGAGACCATCGACCGACGGGTCCGAGAAACCGTCTCCGACGTTGGTCTCAACCCGCCCGAGAAATATCTCGACCAGGTGCCCGCTCAACTATCCGGTGGGGAGCGCCAGCGCGTTGCCATCGCGCAGGCGCTTGTATTGCAGCCGAAGCTTCTCATCTGCGACGAGCCCGCATCGATGCTAGACGTGTCGCTGAAGGCAAACATCTTGAATATCCTGCGAGAGATGGCTGACAAGCGCGACATCGGCATCGTCTACATCTCGCACGACCTCGCTAGTCTCACGCAGATCGCCAACCGGTTAGCGGTGATGTACCTCGGCCGCGTCATCGAGACCGGCGACACCCGCGAAGTTGTCGAAAGCCCCAAACACCCGTATGCAGCGTCGCTACTGGCTGCATCACCGAAAACAGACCCCAGCATCGATCGTCAGCGGGTGCTGTTACCGGGCGAACCACCCAACCCGGTCAACCTCCCTGAGGGGTGTAATTTCGCGCCGCGGTGCCCGAAAGCCAGCGAGGAATGCCGGACGACTAACCCCGAACGATCCGCGTTCAAAGACGACGACCACGAAGCAGCCTGCCACTTCCCGGTCGAGGACGTCGAGAGCGAACTACTGGCACAGTACGCTCGCAAACGCGCCGGGCAGGAGGTCCAAAGCGTTGATGGAGAGCCGGTTGAGGAGTCGGTCGAGGAGGCGTAA
- the ddh gene encoding D-2-hydroxyacid dehydrogenase: MSDTEPLERLCVHESIDEKVPIGSFVDALNHLPVPVEVIDDDAELEETDAVASYRPRECFLAAGWVHCLRAGYDEFDTDAYESSGTPLTNSTGIHATTVGELVAGYMLMFARRMHVYRDQQNQRQWYDPPYDQPFTVAGETVCVVGLGTIGRGVAEYADGIGMDVIGVRRSDEAVRHVSTIYSPADLHEAIGEARFVVAAVPKTPETEGLFSTAEFRQMRTDAYLINVARGPVVDQNALVGALENDAIAGAGLDVFDTEPLPETSPLWDFEEVIISPHEGSSTNRYHHDLADLVVEIFDQYQSGVPLRNRVA, from the coding sequence ATGTCCGACACCGAGCCGTTGGAACGCCTCTGTGTCCACGAAAGCATCGACGAAAAGGTCCCCATCGGCTCGTTTGTCGATGCGCTGAACCACCTCCCGGTTCCTGTTGAGGTGATTGACGACGACGCAGAGCTCGAGGAGACGGATGCTGTCGCTTCCTATCGTCCTCGCGAGTGTTTTCTCGCTGCGGGCTGGGTCCACTGTCTCCGGGCTGGGTACGATGAATTCGATACAGACGCGTACGAGAGCAGCGGAACGCCGTTGACGAATAGCACGGGAATTCATGCGACGACAGTCGGCGAGCTCGTAGCCGGATATATGCTCATGTTCGCGCGTCGAATGCACGTGTACCGCGACCAGCAGAATCAGCGGCAGTGGTACGATCCGCCGTACGATCAGCCGTTCACTGTTGCTGGTGAAACGGTGTGTGTCGTCGGGCTCGGGACCATCGGCCGGGGCGTCGCAGAGTATGCCGACGGCATCGGTATGGACGTGATCGGTGTTCGACGGTCTGACGAGGCTGTGCGGCACGTCTCGACAATTTACTCGCCGGCAGACCTGCACGAGGCTATCGGCGAGGCCCGATTTGTCGTCGCGGCGGTTCCAAAGACGCCGGAGACAGAAGGACTGTTCTCGACGGCGGAGTTCCGGCAAATGCGCACTGACGCCTATCTAATTAACGTCGCTCGAGGACCGGTCGTAGACCAGAACGCGCTCGTCGGCGCGTTAGAGAACGACGCTATCGCTGGCGCTGGCCTCGACGTGTTCGATACCGAACCGCTTCCGGAGACGTCCCCGCTGTGGGACTTCGAGGAGGTCATCATTTCTCCCCACGAGGGGTCGTCAACGAATCGCTACCACCACGACCTCGCGGACTTGGTTGTAGAGATATTCGACCAGTATCAATCGGGAGTCCCGCTCCGGAACCGCGTCGCCTAA